The Naumannella cuiyingiana DNA window TGCCGATGTCGGTGTAGGACATGCGGCCGTCGCGGGCCAGCAGCTCCAGGATCAGGCGATCGGTCTCCTCCATCCCCCCATCCTTGCAGTAGCGATCCGACCGGGGGCCGCGTGATTGAATCACCGGGTGAGTCACGGGCGCCTGATGTTGTTGGACACCGCTTCGTTGTACTTCCGCGCGTTCCATGGGCTGCCGTCGACATTGCGCTCCCCCGACGGCCGCCCGGTCAACGCGGTGCGAGGCCTGCTCGACTTCATCGCGCGGTTGATCACCGACTATTCCCCGGACGCGCTGGCCTGCTGCTGGGACAACGACTGGCGGCCGTCGTGGCGGGTCGAGCTGCTGCCGAGCTACAAGACGCACCGGGTCGCGCCCCGGGTGCCGGCCGGCGCGCCGGTGGGGGCCGGCGGGGTGGGCGCGGAGTCCGGCACCGCCGAGGAGGCGCCGGACGAGCTCGAGGCGCAGGTCCCGGTGATCATGGAGGTGCTCGATGCGCTCGGGCTGCCGGTGATCGGCGCGGACGGCTACGAGGCCGACGACGTGATCGGCACGTTGGCGACGACCTGGTCCGGCCCGGTCGACGTGGTGACCGGTGATCGTGACCTGTTCCAGCTCGTCGACGACAAGCATCCGGTGCGGATCGTCTACACCGCCCGCGGGATGAGTCGGTTGGCCGAGGTCGACGACGCATGGGTCCGCTCGAAGTACGGGATCGCGCCGTGGCAGTACGCCGACTTCGCCGTCCTGCGCGGCGATCCGTCCGACGGCATTCCCGGGGTGGCGGGGATCGGTGAGAAGATCGCCGCCAGCCTGCTCGGCGAGTACGACGATCTGGCCGGGCTGATGCGTGCGGCGATGGATTCCGATTCGTCGCTGACCACCGCCACCCGGCGCAAGCTTGCCGACGCCGTGGACTATCTCGGGGTCGCCGGCGAGGTGGTACGCGTGGCCCGCGACCTGCCCCTCCCCCAGCCCGGACCGCTCCCCGGCCCGCCCGGCGCCCGGTTCGACGAGCTGGCGGAGCGTCACGGCCTCGGCAGTTCGGCCGACCGGATCCGGAAGGCCCTGGCCGCCCGGGCCGGCTGAGAACGGGTCGGGCGGTCCTTTGGTTCGGGCCGGGTCGGCGGTCGAGGTCGCGGGTGGCGCACCAATCTGACTCTCGTCGCGGGTGGCGCAGACCGCAACCGCGCCGCCACGCCGCGCGCGCTCCCGCTGCCGCCCCCGAGAGTCAGATCGGTGCGCTCGGCGCCCAACGCCCACATCCCGCACCCTGCCGGTCGGGTCCGCGGCTGCCGGTTGAGCCCGTGCCTGCCGGTTGAGTCCGCGGCTGCAGATTGAGCCCGCGGCACCGGCGTACCCGCGACATCCGCGAGCCCAACCGGCACCCGCGAACGGTGCAACCCTCGCGTCTGCCGGTCCAGCCCGCGCCTGCCGATTCAACCCGCGCCTGCCAGTTGAGCCCGCGTCTGCCAGTTGAGCCCGTACCTGCCGGTCCAGCCCGCGCCTGCAGGTCGAGCCCGCGGCGACCGGAGAAGTTCGGTGACAATTCCCCGGATGCTCATTACTCTGTTCCCGTCCGGCCGCTCGGGCCGGGCACCGTCGGCGATGCGCCCGAAGCAGCGGAGGAGGCGAGATGCGACAGTTCATCGGCACGCGGCCGGAGGACGGCCGCGCCGTTCTGCTGCCCCACCACCTCGCGACGCGGATAGGCAGCCGCCCGCCGATGGGTGTGCGTGTCGTCGCACACCTCGCTGAACCGCTCGCGCCGTGCGCCGGGCGGTTTTTTGATCCCCGCGTCCCGGGCCGGCGCGAGGGCGCGGCGCGATGAGCGGGGTCCTGGTCCTCAACGCGGACAACACGGCGCTGCACACGGTCTCGGTCAAGCACGCCATCGGCATGCTCGTCCGCGAGGTCGCGATCGTCGAGGAGGCCCGCGAGGGCGCGGTGATCGGGCCCTATCCCTGGCCGCTGGTGCTGCGGCTGGTGCGCTACGTCAAGACCGCTTTCCTGTACGCCCGGGCCCCCGGCTGGACCAAGCGCGGCGTGCTCCGCCGCGACCGCCACACCTGCGCCTACTGTGCCGGCCACGCCAGCACGGTGGACCACCTGGTGCCCGTCTCCCGGGGCGGCAGAAATACCTGGTCGAACACGGTCGCAGCCTGCGGCCCGTGCAATGCACGGAAGGCCAACCGGACCCCGGAGGAGGCGCGGATGCGGCTGGCCTGGATCCCGCGGACGCCGACCCGCGCCGCCCTCGCCGCCCGCTGACGGGGTCAGTCGCGGCGCAGCTCGTAGACGGCTGAGCCCGCGCGCAGGTTCGCGGCGCGGCGCGACCAGCGGCGCACTTGGCCGGACTCGTCCAGCACCACCCGGGTCCGGATCCGCAGCCCGAGGGACGCGAACAGGTCCTCCAGATCGACCAGGGTCGTGTGGTGCAGGTTCGGCGTGTCGTACCAGGCGTGCGGCAGCTCCCGCGACATCGGCATCCGCCCCCGCAGCAGCCGGAGCCGGTGCCTCCACAGCCCGAAGTTCGGCACGGAGACGATCATGGTCGGGGCGATCCGCCGCATCTCGGTGAGCACCTGTGCCGGGTGCTGGATCACCTGCAGGGTCTGGGAAAGGATCACCACGTCGTAGGAGTCGTCGGCGAAGTCGGCGACCTGGTCGTCGACATCGCGCTCGATGACGGGTACGCCCGCCCGGATCGCGGCCAGGACGGCGTCCGGGTCGATCTCGACCCCGGTGCCGCTACAGCCCCGGTCATCGCGCAGGTACGCCAACAGCGCGCCGTCGCCGCAGCCCAGATCGGCCACCCGGGCGCCGCGCGGCACCAACTCGACCAGTGGCAACTGGTCGCGGCGCAGGCCGCCGACGAGGCTCACGCGGCCACCGCGCGGGCGCGGGCGGGGCTGTCCAGGAAGGCGGCCACGGTGGACTGGTAGGCGGGTAGTTCCAACAGGAAGGAGTCGTGGCCCCAGGGCGAGGGAATCTCGCGGAAGGTGACCGGCGCCCCCGCCTGTTCCAGCTCCCGCACGATGCGCAGGGAGTGGCCGGAGTCGAAGCGCCAGTCGGAGTCGAAGGACATGATCAAGAAATCGGTGCCGGCGTCCACCGCGCCCGCCGCCGCTGCCGGCCCGGCGAACGGGTCGAAGTAGTCCATCACCCGGGTCAGGTAGAGATAGGACATCGCGTCGAACCGGGTCAGGAACGACTTGGCCTGGTGGGCCAGATAGGACTCCACCGCGAAGTCGACGCCGAAGCCGCCGCCGGCGCGGTCCGGGCTCTGGAACCGCCGGCCGAACTTCTCCGACATCGCCTCCTCCGACAGGTAGGTGATGTGGGCCATCATCCGGGCGATGGACAGCCCGGTCGCCGGCGTGGTGCCGCGTTCGGCGTACCGTCCGCCGGCGAAGCCGGGATCGCGCAGGATCGCCTCCCGGGCGACCGCGGAGAAGGCGATGTTCTGCGCGGTCAGCCGGCTCGAGGCGGCGATGATCACCGCGCGGTCGATCTGCCCGGGATGGGTGAGGGTCCATTCCAGTACCTGCATCCCACCCAGGGACCCGCCGACCGCGGCATGCAGCCGGTCGACGCCGAGGTGGTCCAGCAGCGCCCGGTGCACCCTGACCAGGTCGGCCATCTGCAGCAGCGGGAAGTCCAGGCCCCAGGCCTCGCCGCCGTCCGCCCGGGCGCAGGACGGACCGGTGGTGCCGCGACAGCCGCCGAGCAGATTCGGGCAGATCACGAAGTACCGATCGGTGTCCAGGGGCCGGCCGGGACCGACCATGGTGTCCCACCAGCCGCGCCGCCCGTTCTCGTCGACCCCGGCGACGTGGGAATCGCCGGTCAGGGCATGGCAGACGAAGATTGCGTTGTCGCCGGCGGCGTTCAGGGTGCCGTGCGTGGTGTAGGCGACATCGACCTGATCGATCATCGCCCCGCTCGCGAGCGTCAGGGGATGATCACGATCGAACAGGCGGACCGTCGGCACCCCGGCACGCTAGGCGGGGCCCCGCGCCGAGCGCTCGGCATCTCAGGAGGTGGACCGGGCCAGTGGGAGCGCCGCCAGGCGTTCGTGTCGCGCGCGGCCGCGAGGTCCCTCGCCGAGGTGGGAGGCGATCAGCCAGAGTTCGTCGACCGTCCACTGCCGGCTGCGGTGGGTGTCGAGGATCTGCAGCCAGCGGCCGGCCTCGAAACGGCGGTTGGCCCGGGCGAGGGTGAGGTGTGCGGTGAAGTTGCTCCCGTCCGGTTCGGCGCCGACCCGGTTCGCCGCGCTCCGGGTACGCCGGGACAGCCGCGCGAGCTCATCGGCGCCCGGCGCCAGACCGAGCCACAGCACACGCGCGGCATCCGGCGGGCCGAAACAGCCGGCACCCGTCAGGGCCGCGGCGAAGGGCGGCACGACGGAGGTGGCGGCCGTCAGCTCCGCGATCAACGGCTCCACGGCGCGATCGGGGACCCGCGGCAGAAACGCCGTCGTCAGGTGCCACTGCTCCGCCGGCGTCCAGCGCAGCCGCGGGTCGGCGCCGCGGCGCGGCTCGACGAAGGCGTCGAGATCGTCGATGACATCCTCGGGCGGCAGGGCGGCAACGAACATCCGGTGCGACATGACCCGGCGAGTCTAGGCCCCTGAGCAGAGCCAGGCCGCTGGAAGAATGCCGGTCGCGGATGATTGGCTGGGCCCGTGCAGGAGGTACGCCACAGCGCGGTCACGGTCGCGGTCACCCGGCTCGTCGACCCGGCCCAGGCGCGCGAGGCCGATGCCTGGGCGCGGGCGGGTCAGGATCTCGCGCGGCAGGCGCCGGGCTATCTCGGCTCGGGTTGGGTCCGCGATCCCGGTGAGCCGCGCGCCTGGCACATGCTCTACCGGTTCGCCGATCCGGAGAGCCTCGCGGCCTGGGAAGGGTCGCCGGAGCGGGCCTGGTGGATCGCGGCCGGCAGCGACCTGGTGCGTACGCATCGCGAGCAGCGACTGACCGGCATCGAGGGCTGGTTCGACGTGCCGGTCGGCGAGACCGGCGCCGGCGAACCGATGATGATCACCGCACCGCCGCGCTGGAAGCAGGCGGTCAGCATCTTCGTGGTCTTCTTCCCGTTGAGCCTGCTGGTCAACTGGCTGCTCGGTCTGGTCATCGGCGGGTGGCCGTTGCCCGTCCGGGTGCTGCTGGCGACCGTCGTCCTGACCCCCCTGATGACCTATCTTTTCCTGCCGTGGATCACGGCGCTGCTGCGCCCGTGGCTGCACGCGCGACCGAGGGGGCGGCGATGAGGAACGGGATTCCCGATTTCGGCACCATGGTGACGATGATCCGGGTCGTCGCCGCCGTGGTCGGCGCGGCCTTCGTCCTGATGGGCTGGTCGGCGATGCGCCGGGCACGGGCCCTGCGCCGGGACGGGGTCCGGGCGTCGGGCCAGGTGGTGGCGCTCGACGTTGACCACGACTGGTCGATGGACCGCGGCGCGAGCGTTTCCTACCCGGTGGTCGAGTTCGCGCTGCGCGACGGCCGGATCCATCGCGCCCGCTCCGATGTCGGCTCCTCCCCGGCCCCGGCGCGCGAGGGCGATCAGGTGACCGTCTACTACGACCCCGCCGACCCCGACCGATTCACCCTGGACGGGCCGGGCAATGCGATCGGCCCGCTGCTGGCCGCGGTCGGCGCACTGGTCCTGCTGGGTGCCGCGATCGGCCCCTGGCTGTTGACGGCCTTCGGCTGACCGGCCCGCCGGCCGAGGGCCGCCGCCGCAACCACGACCACGGTCGCGTTGGTGCCGGTTGTCGCGGTGGGCACAGTTGGGGTGTCGACCGGAGGAGAGCATGACCACCTACCTGAGCCTTGCCATGCAGGCGATGCTGCTCGGCGCGCTCACCTTCGGGGTGGTCCTGATCCCGCTGATCGTGGTGCAGGCGCGGCGTTTCGGCGGGCTGAGCCTGACCCGGATGGCGGCCTTCGGGATGGTCGCGGTCTATGCGTTCGCGCTGCTGGCCTACACCATGTTGCCGATTCCCGACGGATACGGCGAGGCCTGGTGCGCCCGCTACGACGTGCGGGTCCAGCCGGAGCCGTTCGTCTTCGTCCACGACCTGGCCGCGGCCTATGCCGCGGGCGGCGCGGGTGGCCTCGCGTCATCGTTCGCGCTGCGCCAGCTCTTGCTCAATGTCGTGCTGTTCGTCCCGCTCGGCGTCTTCGGCCGGCGCCTGCTGGAATGGCCGGCCGCGGTCACGATCCTGGCCGGCATCGGCGTCTCCGCGCTGATCGAACTGACCCAGGGCACGGCGGCGTTCGGCCTGCTTCCGTGCCGCTGGCGGATCGCCGACGCCGACGACCTGATCGCCAACACTGTCGGCGCGGCGATCGGGGTCGCCATCGCCCCGCTCGTGCTGTCCTGGGTGAGCCGGGCCCGCGCGCTGGAGGGCCGTCGGCTCGATCCGCGCCCGGTGACCCGGGCCCGCCGCTGGCTGGGCGCGGTCGTCGACGCGGCGCTGTTCGCGGTCGTGTTCGCCGCGGTCGAGCTGGGTGCGCGGGCGCTCGATGCGATCGCGGACACGCCCAGCTTCCTGCCCGAGACCGGGGTCGGCGTGGCGCGCTGGCTGCTGCCGGCACTGTTGGTCTTCGTGGTTCCTGCGCTGTCCCATCTCGGCGCGTCGGCAGGCCAGCGGCTGTTGTGGCTGGTTCCGCGCTGGACCGACGGGGCGGGTACGCCGATGCGCCGGCTCGCCCTGGCGCTGCTCGGGCCCGCGCTCCCGGCGCTGGCGATGGCGGCGGCGCAACTGCCGGGGCTCGGTGCGCTCGGCTACACGGCGCCGGTCTGGCTGCTCGGGCTGCTGGTCGCGGGACTGCTCAGTCGCGATGGCCTGGCTGCCGCGCTGACCGGGGCGCGGTACGCCGACTCCCGCACGGCCCCGGTGCTGGCCGATCGCCCGGAGCACCACTCCGAATCCCGCGACGGAGCCGCCCGGCCACACTAGGGTCTCCGCATGGAGCAGGCGGCAGGTGAGCGGGCCGAGGAGTCGACCCGGACGGTGGTCATTGCGTTCGCGGCGAATGCGCTGGTCGCCATCGCCAAGTCGGTCGCCGCGGCCTTCACCGGTTCGGCCTCGATGCTGGCCGAGGCGGCCCACTCCTGGGCCGACACCGGCAACGAGGTGTTTCTGCTGGTCGCCAACCGACGCAGCCGCCCCCGCCGCGATCCGAGCCACCCCCTCGGGTACGGCCGCGAGGCCTATGTCTGGTCGATGTTCGCGGGCTTCGGGCTGTTCACCGTCGGCGCCGTGGTCTCGATCCTGAACGGGGTGAACACGCTGCTCCATCCGGAACCGGCCGAGCACCTGGTGATCAACTACGTGGTGTTGGCGATCGCCTTCGTGCTGGAGGGGTTCTCCTTCCGGCAGGCGCTCAAGGAGGCTCGGCAGGAGGCGGAGCTGGCCCACATGTCGGTGCTCGGGGTGATCAACCACACCTCCGTGCCGACGCTGCGTGCGGTCTTCGTCGAAGATCTCGGCGCGCTGATCGGTCTGCTCATCGCCGCGCTGGGCATCGCGGCGCACCAGCTCACCGGCAGCCCCGTGCCCGATGCTGTCGGATCGATCATGATCGGCCTGCTGCTGGCGGCGATGGCGATCTTCCTGATCCAGCGCAATCGGGAGTTCTTGGTGGGGCAGACGGTGCCGGCGCGCTGGCGCAACCGCGTGCTGCGGATGCTGCTGGCCCGACCGGAGATCGACCGGGTCAGCTATCTCTACTGTGCCTTTGTCGGTCCGCGCCGGGTCTACATCGTGGCGGCGGTGGATCTGGTCGGCAATGACGACGAGACGCGGCTGGCCGAGCGGCTGCGCGCGTTGGAGGCGGACCTGGAGACTCATCCGGACATCGCCGACGTGGTGCTGACGCTGGCGGCGCCGGCCGAACCGTCGCTGCATCCGACCGACGAGGCGCCGGCCGGCAGCGGCGGTGCCTGATCAGCCCATCCCCGTCACGGTCAACACGATCAGCACCGCGTTCAGAGTGCAGACGATCGCCGCGATCGCCACCCCGGCGGCCCGGAGCGCCGGCGGGTCGACGAACGACCCCATTAGCGACCGGTCACCGGTCAGCCTGATCAGCGGCAGCACCGCGAACGGGATGCCGAAGCTCAGCACGACCTGACTGATCACCAGCGCCCGGGTCGGATCCGCCCCGAGGACGAGCACGGCCAGCGCGGGGGCCAGCGTGATCGCCCGGCGCGCGAGCAGCGGTATCCGGGTACGCAACAACCCGCCCATGATCGAGGCGCCAGCATAGGCCCCGACCGAGGCCGACGCGAGCCCGGAGGCGAGCAGTCCGACCGCGAAGATGGTGCCGATGCCGGCGCCGAGGCTCGCGGCGATGGCGGCATGGGCGCCGCCGATGCTGTCGGTGCCCGGCGCGCCGCGCAGGCTGGTTGCCGCGAGCAGCAGCATCGCGATGTTCACCGCCCCCGCGACGGCCAGCGACAGCCCCACATCCCAACGGGTCGCGGCGAGCAACCGGCCCAGCACCGCCGGCGGGTGGCCGCCGCCGTGCCGGTCGCGGGCCAGGGCGGAGTGCAGATAGATGACGTGGGGCATCACCGTGGCGCCGAGCATGCCCGCCGCGAGCAGCACCGTCTCGGTGCCGGCGAATCGCGGCACCAGTCCCCCGGCCGCGGCGGCCCAGTCCGGCGGGGCGACCACCAGCCCGGCGAGGAAGCCGACGACGATCACGGCGAGCAGCCCGATGATCACGAACTCGAACGGACGCTGACCGCGCCGCGACTGGACGACCAGCAGGGCCATCGAGACGACGCCAACGATGGCGCCGCCCAGTGGCAGCGAGATCCCGAACAGCAGGTGCAGCGCGATCGCCCCGCCCACCACTTCGGCGACATCGGTCGCCGCCGCCACCAGTTCGGCCTGTGCCCAGTAGGCCAGTCGGGTACGCCGCCCCAGGCGCTCGCGCAACAACTCGGGCAGGCTCTGCCCGGTGACCAGGCCCAGCTTGGCCGACAGGTACTGCACGACCACCGCCATCGCGTTCGCCACCACCAGCACCCACAACAGCAGGTAGCCGAAGGCCGCACCGGCCGTCAGATTGGTGGCGACATTGCCCGGATCGACATAGGCCACGGCGGCGACGAAGGCCGGACCCAGCAACACCGGGGTCCGGCGCAGCGATGTCCGGACCGCTCCCACGAACAGAAGTCAAGCATGTCCCGCTTCCGCGGGGCGACCTCAGCCCCCTCGCGAGTTGCGCGCCAGCATGATCACGCTGACGATCAGGCCTCCCCAGATGGTCAGCATCGCGAGCAGCATGAAGAAGATTGCGACGGTGGTCATGGCTCAGTCCTCCTTCGTCTGGCCGGTTGTCCCGCCGGCCTCGGTCGCGGCGAACTCGGCGTCCTCGTCGGGGCGACGCGGCAGTGCCGTCAGCACGCAGGCCATCACCAACATGAACAACAGCGCGCCCCAGCCGAAGACCCCGAGGAACCATCCGGCGTACCCCTCATAGCCCTCGGTGACCACGCCGTAGCCGGACCAGAGCAGCATGATCAACAGCACGGCGGGGATCAGCCACTTGATCAGCACCTCCCACCAGGACCCGATCCGTGGGCGGGACACGTCGTTCAGGTGGGCACGCAGCGCCGGCGTCTGCCGCGCGAGGTGCCCGACGATCACCACGGTGGCGATGGCCGACCCGACGATGCCGAACTCGTTGGTGAACTTGTCCACGGTGTCCAGGGTGACCAGTCCGGTGGTGGTGGAGAACAACAGGCAGGACACGATCGCGCACGGGATGCCGACCGCCAGCGCCCCGGTCCGCGCGGTCAGTCCGAACCGGTCCTGGAAGGCCGCGGAGATCACCTGGACCACCGAGATCAGCGAGGTCAGGCCGGCGACCACCAGGGAGCCGAAGAACAGGGTGCCGATCAGCGCACCGCCCGGCATCAGGCTGATGATCTGCGGGAAGGCGATGAAGGACAGGCCCACGCCGGTGATCGACATCTCGTCGATGGGCGTCTGGGACTGCAGCGACATGAAGCCCAGCACCGCGAAGACGCCGAGCCCGGCGAGCAGCTCGAACGAGGAGTTCGCGAAGGCCGCCGTCAGTCCGGTGCCGGTCAGGTTGGAGCGGCGCTTCAGGTAGCTGGCGTAGGTGATCATGATGCCGAAGGCGATCGACAGCGAGAAGAAGATCTGGCCGAAGGCAGCGATCCAGACGGCGGGGTCGGCGAGCGCGGCGAAGTCGGGGGTGAACAACGCGTTCAGCCCCTCGGCCGCACCCGGCAGGAACAACGCGCGCACAACCAGGATGCCGAAGGCGAGGAAGAGCAGCGGCAAGAAGATCACGTTCGCCCGCTCCAGGCCGTTGCGTACCCCCATCGCGAGGATGCCCACCACGATCACCCAGACCACCAGCAGCGGGACCAGAACGCCCGGCACGAACGCCAGGCTGACGCCCTCGCCGGCGGCCTGCAGGAAGTCCTCGGTGAAGAAGGTCGCGGGGTCGTCACCCCAGGCGAGCGTCAACGAGAAGATCGTGTAGCGCAGCGCCCAGGCGATGATCACCGCATAGAACGTGGCGATCACGAACGCGATCATCACCTGGAACCAGCCGAGGGTCTCGGCTGGCCGCCACAGCCTGCGCATGGTGGTCGGCGCCGAGCCGCGATAACGGTGGCCGAGGGCGTAGTCGAGCAGCAGGATCGGGATACCGACCACCAGCAGCGCGACCAGGTACGGGATCAGGAACGCCCCGCCGCCGTTGCTGTAGGCCACTCCCGGGAAGCGCCAGATGTTGCCGAGGCCGATTGCGGATCCGATCGCGGCGAACAGGAATCCGGCCTGGCCGGACCACTGTTCGCGCGGGGGCCGGTCCACGGCAGGTTGGTTCGCCATGATCGCTCTCCTTGTCGCCGCACCATTGGGAAAGACCCCCAGCCAATCAATCCAGCACATCTGGTGCAAGCGTGATGGCCCCGGTAGAGTGCGTGCGATTCTCGAAGAACTTCGATAGGAGTGCGGTGCCCGGCAACGACGCCACCGAGACCCGGTTGAGCGAACTCGATCTCGACCCGGCCGTCCACACCTGGCTGGCCAGGGAGACCGAGTTGCGGTCGTCCTTGCCGGACCTCACCGCACCGGATCCTGCGGTCCAGCGGGCTGCGGCGCGCCGGTTGTCGGACCGGTTGGCCGTCACCTTCACCGCCGAGGCGCCCGCCGGCGTGGCGATCGCCGACGCATGGCTGCCCGCCACGGGCGGTGCCGGCCTGCGGGTGCGCTGCTACCGCCCGGACGGCATCTCCGACCCGGCCCCCGCACAGCTCTTCCTGCACGGGGGCGGTTTCGTCCACGGCAGCCCGGACGAGCTCGTCAACGACCGGTTGCTGGCCGCCCGTGCCCTTGCGGCCGGGCTCGTGATCTTCAGCCTGGACTACCGGCTCGCACCGGAACACCCCTACCCCGCCGCGCTGTCGGACGCGGTTGCCGCCTGGCTCGAGCTGACCGAGGCCGCCGACCGGCTGCGGATCGACCCGACCCGGATCGGCGTCGGCGGATCGTCCGCGGGCGGCACGCTGGCGGCCGGGACCACGCTGGCGCTGCGCGACCGGCACGGCCTGGTGCCGGCCCATCAGGCGCTGGAGGTACCAGCGGCGGCGTTCCGGCCGTACGGGCGCTCCGGCGAGCTCTACGGCGACGAGTTCGGGGCGGCGGCAGCACACGCGGTCGTACCGCTCTATCTGCCCGGCGGGACCGGACGGTACGCCGAACCGCTGGACGTCCCGGACCTGACCGGCCTGCCGCCGACGTTGATCATGACCGCCGAGCACGACTTCCTGCGCGACGGCGCCGAGGAGTACGGAGCCCGACTCGCCGCGGCCGGGGCCGATGTCTGCGTGCTCCGCGGCGCCGGCCATCTGCACGGCACCCCCGCGCTCACCGCGACCATGGCGGGCGCGCGGGAGTGGCAGGAGAACTGCGCCGCCGCACTTCGCGATGCCTACCACACCGAACGGAGTCCCAGATGAGCACCGATGCCATCGAACCGACCGAGGCCGCCGCACCGGCCGTCGACCCGGCGGGCGACGAGGTCCACGGCGCGCCGCAGCGGCGGGTCTTCCTGCCGATGTACGTGCTCGCCTGGTTCGGGGTGAGCCTGGCCCTGAGCACCCTCGGCGGGGCCGCCATCCCGAAGGCGCTGGCGATCCTCGACAACCAGAACAAGGGCACCAACCTCGCCCTGGTGGCCGGCATCGGCGGCATCGTCGTGGTGATCATCACCCCGCTGTTCGGACGGCTCAGCGACCGGACCCGGTCCCGATTCGGGATGCGCAATCCATGGATGGTGGGTGGCGTCGCCGTGGGTGTGGTCGGCGTGGTCGGCCTCGCCTTCAGCACTACCGTGCCCGCCATGGCCCTGTTCTGGTGCGTCACCCAGATCGGCTTCGGGGCGACCAATATGGCCGTGCACGCCCTGCTCGCCGACCAGATTCCTCGTCGGATCCGCGCCCGCATCGCGGCCGTCACCGGTGTGTCGGCCGGTATCGCGCTGATCGTCGGCGCGCAGACGGTCGCCATGTTGCCGAACGACCAGCAGGCCACCTGGTTCCTGGTGCCCGGGCTGATCGGTGCGGCGCTCTCGCTCGGGCTGGTCCTCGTGCTCCGCGACCGCGTGCGCACGGAGCCGGCCGAACCGTTGTCGATCAAGGAGATCGTCTCGACCTATTGGCTGAATCCCGTGGTCTACCGCAACTTCGGGTGGGCCTGGGTGTGCCGCTTCCTGGTCACGATGTCCATTGTCTCGGTGACGCTCTACCTGCTCTATTTCATCATCGACAAGCTCGGCATCCCGATCGAGCAGGCCTCCGGCGTGCTGGCGCAGGCGATGCTCTTCTTCTTCGCGGGCAATGTGGTGACCACGCTCGTGTTCGGCTGGCTCTCCGACCACACCGGGCGCCGCAAGCCGATCGTCTTCGTTTCCTGCCTGGTCACCGTGATCGGCCTGATCATCGCGGTCTTCGCCGGTTCGACCGGCGTCTTCATGGTGGCGATCCTGATCGTCGGCGCGGGCCAGGGCGCCTACGTCGCGGTGGATGTCGCGCTGATGACGGAGGTGCTGCCCACGTTCGAGGAGGCCGGGAAGGATCTCGGCATTGTCGCCCTCGCCTACCAGCTTCCGCAGTTGCTCGCCCCCATGCTGGCGATCCCGGTGCTCGCGATCGGTGGCGGGCAGAACTACTCCGCACTCTTCGTCTGCTCGATCGTGCTCAGTCTGCTCGGTGGACTCGCGATCCTCGGGGTACGCGGGGTGCGCTGAGCGCGGAGCCGATCAGGCCGGTGCCGGCGCGGTGGTCGCGCGCTCGACGAGCTCGGGGTCGAGGATGATCGATTCGGACTCGCACGCGCCCTGATCCATCAGGTCGAGCAGCATCCGGGCGCCCGCCCGGCCGGTCTCCTCCAGCGGTTGGCGTACCGTCGTCAGCCCCAGGGTCTCGGCAAGTTCGCCGTCGTCGTAGCCGACCACCGAGAACTGGTCCGGTACGCCGATGCCCCGCGCGATCAGCCCGGCGCGCAGCCGGCCGGCGATCAGATCGGTGTGCGCGAACGCCGCTGTCACCCCGGGCACGGCCAGCACTTGTTCGGCGATCGCCGCCGGGTCAGGATCGGTCACCTCGACCGGCACCACCGCCGTCGGGCCGTCGGCGCGGCCGAGCGCGCGGACCAGACCGTCGTGGCGCAGCATCCCCGCGGAGACGTAGCTGAACGATCGCTGCGGGGGGTGCACGAACGCCACCCGGCGATGTCCCAGGGCGGCGAGGTGGCTCCCGACCAGCTCACCC harbors:
- a CDS encoding alpha/beta hydrolase fold domain-containing protein, producing MPGNDATETRLSELDLDPAVHTWLARETELRSSLPDLTAPDPAVQRAAARRLSDRLAVTFTAEAPAGVAIADAWLPATGGAGLRVRCYRPDGISDPAPAQLFLHGGGFVHGSPDELVNDRLLAARALAAGLVIFSLDYRLAPEHPYPAALSDAVAAWLELTEAADRLRIDPTRIGVGGSSAGGTLAAGTTLALRDRHGLVPAHQALEVPAAAFRPYGRSGELYGDEFGAAAAHAVVPLYLPGGTGRYAEPLDVPDLTGLPPTLIMTAEHDFLRDGAEEYGARLAAAGADVCVLRGAGHLHGTPALTATMAGAREWQENCAAALRDAYHTERSPR
- a CDS encoding MFS transporter; translated protein: MSTDAIEPTEAAAPAVDPAGDEVHGAPQRRVFLPMYVLAWFGVSLALSTLGGAAIPKALAILDNQNKGTNLALVAGIGGIVVVIITPLFGRLSDRTRSRFGMRNPWMVGGVAVGVVGVVGLAFSTTVPAMALFWCVTQIGFGATNMAVHALLADQIPRRIRARIAAVTGVSAGIALIVGAQTVAMLPNDQQATWFLVPGLIGAALSLGLVLVLRDRVRTEPAEPLSIKEIVSTYWLNPVVYRNFGWAWVCRFLVTMSIVSVTLYLLYFIIDKLGIPIEQASGVLAQAMLFFFAGNVVTTLVFGWLSDHTGRRKPIVFVSCLVTVIGLIIAVFAGSTGVFMVAILIVGAGQGAYVAVDVALMTEVLPTFEEAGKDLGIVALAYQLPQLLAPMLAIPVLAIGGGQNYSALFVCSIVLSLLGGLAILGVRGVR
- a CDS encoding LacI family DNA-binding transcriptional regulator — encoded protein: MARGRPTIYTIAERAGVSISTVSLAINHPQRVAPNTRRRIAEVAAELGYRPDTPSGERRGGRRGGVGVAGPFTSVASYARRLNGILTELRGTGIDVTVYDLPSAERVDAPLLDTLPIRPGVDGIIVLGIPLSAEGAARLSAWGPPVVLIDVANSEVGGVRVDDLAGGELVGSHLAALGHRRVAFVHPPQRSFSYVSAGMLRHDGLVRALGRADGPTAVVPVEVTDPDPAAIAEQVLAVPGVTAAFAHTDLIAGRLRAGLIARGIGVPDQFSVVGYDDGELAETLGLTTVRQPLEETGRAGARMLLDLMDQGACESESIILDPELVERATTAPAPA